One segment of Enterobacter ludwigii DNA contains the following:
- the fetA gene encoding iron efflux ABC transporter ATP-binding subunit FetA, translating into MNNKNTLLQVRDVGFRVANTTILQHVDFCLSPGEFKLITGPSGCGKSTLLKIVASLLSPTEGAILFEGQDIATLSPESYRQQVSYCVQTPSLFGDTVYDNLVFPWQIRHKTPEPEKFIADLARFGLSKETLTKSINELSGGEKQRVSLIRNLQFLPKILLLDEITSALDELNKRNVNEIIHRYASEQNIAVLWVTHDSNEITHADDVITLEPQGGKMQEANRG; encoded by the coding sequence ATGAACAATAAAAATACGCTCTTGCAGGTCAGGGATGTCGGTTTTCGTGTGGCAAATACCACGATCCTTCAGCATGTCGATTTTTGTCTTTCCCCGGGTGAGTTCAAACTGATAACAGGGCCGTCAGGCTGTGGCAAAAGTACGTTATTAAAGATTGTCGCTTCACTGCTCAGCCCTACTGAGGGCGCTATTCTGTTTGAAGGGCAGGATATCGCGACGCTGTCGCCAGAAAGCTATCGCCAGCAGGTCTCTTACTGCGTGCAAACCCCTTCGCTGTTTGGGGACACGGTTTATGACAACCTGGTCTTTCCGTGGCAAATCCGTCATAAAACGCCGGAGCCAGAAAAATTTATCGCCGATCTGGCCCGCTTTGGCCTGTCGAAAGAGACGCTGACTAAATCCATCAATGAATTATCGGGCGGCGAAAAGCAGCGCGTTTCGCTGATTCGCAATCTGCAGTTTTTGCCGAAGATATTGTTACTGGACGAGATCACCAGCGCGCTGGATGAGCTGAACAAACGCAACGTTAACGAGATTATTCATCGTTACGCAAGCGAGCAGAATATTGCCGTGCTGTGGGTTACGCACGATTCAAACGAAATTACCCATGCGGATGACGTCATTACGCTTGAGCCGCAGGGCGGGAAAATGCAGGAGGCAAACCGTGGGTGA
- the fetB gene encoding iron efflux ABC transporter permease subunit FetB, with product MGEHNITNTSLAFSMVLVLIAIVVSYREKLGLEKDIIWSICRAVIQLIIVGYVLKYIFNVNHAVLTLLMVLFICFNAAWNAQKRSKYIDKAFVSSFIAITTGTALTLAVLVVSGSIEFTPMQVIPISGMIAGNAMVAVGLCYNNLGQRFSSEQQKLQEKLSLGATPKMASAVLIRDSIRSSLIPTVDSAKTVGLVSLPGMMSGLIFAGIDPVKAIKYQIMVTFMLLSTASLSTIIACYLTYRKFYNARHQLVVTQLKKAG from the coding sequence GTGGGTGAGCATAATATTACGAATACGTCGCTGGCGTTTTCGATGGTACTGGTACTGATCGCTATTGTGGTGAGCTACCGGGAAAAGCTGGGTCTGGAGAAAGATATTATCTGGAGTATCTGCCGCGCGGTTATCCAGCTCATTATTGTCGGCTATGTGCTGAAGTATATTTTTAACGTCAACCACGCGGTGCTGACGCTCCTGATGGTGCTGTTTATCTGCTTTAACGCGGCGTGGAACGCGCAGAAACGCAGTAAGTATATCGATAAAGCGTTTGTCTCATCGTTTATCGCCATTACAACCGGGACGGCGCTGACGCTGGCGGTGCTGGTGGTGTCCGGCTCAATCGAGTTTACGCCAATGCAGGTTATCCCTATTTCCGGGATGATTGCGGGGAACGCTATGGTGGCTGTAGGACTGTGTTACAACAACCTCGGCCAGCGATTTAGCAGTGAACAACAGAAGCTGCAGGAGAAATTAAGTCTGGGGGCGACACCGAAAATGGCCTCGGCGGTACTGATCCGCGACAGCATCCGCTCGTCGCTGATCCCAACGGTGGATTCCGCAAAAACGGTTGGGCTGGTTAGCCTGCCGGGAATGATGTCGGGGCTGATTTTTGCCGGTATCGATCCGGTCAAAGCCATTAAATATCAGATCATGGTGACCTTTATGCTGCTCTCTACGGCCAGCCTGTCGACCATCATTGCCTGCTATTTAACCTATCGGAAGTTCTACAACGCGCGCCATCAGCTGGTGGTGACGCAGTTGAAAAAGGCGGGGTGA
- a CDS encoding co-chaperone YbbN, producing the protein MSVQNIVNITEANLQQTLEQSMTKPVLFYFWSERSQHCLQLTPVLESLAAQYNGQFILAKLDCDAEPMVASQFGLRAIPTVYLFQNGQPVDGFQGPQPEEAIRALLDKVLPREEELKAQEAMGLMQEGKYDEALPLLKEAWQLSKQDSQIGLLLAETQIALHRSDDAEAVLKTIPLQDQDTRYQGLVAQIDLLKQAADTPEIQQLQQQVADNPTDAALASQLALQLHQVGRNEEALALLFSHLQNDLGAADGQARKMFQEILAALGTGDALASTYRRQLYALLY; encoded by the coding sequence ATGTCCGTACAGAATATCGTCAATATTACTGAAGCAAACCTGCAACAGACCCTCGAACAGTCCATGACCAAACCGGTGCTGTTCTACTTCTGGTCTGAGCGTAGCCAACACTGTCTGCAGCTGACGCCGGTACTCGAAAGCCTTGCCGCGCAATACAATGGCCAGTTCATTCTCGCCAAACTGGATTGTGACGCTGAGCCTATGGTGGCGTCTCAGTTTGGCCTGCGCGCGATTCCTACCGTCTATCTGTTCCAGAATGGGCAACCTGTTGATGGCTTCCAGGGGCCACAGCCTGAAGAAGCGATCCGCGCCCTGCTGGATAAAGTCCTGCCACGCGAGGAAGAGCTGAAGGCGCAGGAAGCCATGGGACTGATGCAGGAAGGCAAATACGACGAAGCGCTGCCGCTGCTCAAAGAGGCGTGGCAGCTGTCGAAACAGGACAGCCAGATTGGCCTGCTCCTTGCGGAAACGCAGATTGCCCTGCACCGTTCCGACGATGCAGAAGCTGTGCTGAAGACCATTCCACTGCAGGATCAGGATACCCGTTATCAGGGTCTGGTCGCGCAGATCGATCTGCTGAAACAGGCGGCGGATACGCCGGAGATCCAGCAGCTTCAACAGCAGGTTGCCGATAACCCGACCGATGCCGCGCTGGCAAGCCAGCTGGCGCTGCAGCTGCATCAGGTGGGACGTAACGAAGAAGCGCTGGCACTGCTGTTCAGCCATCTGCAAAACGATCTGGGTGCCGCCGACGGTCAGGCGCGGAAAATGTTCCAGGAGATCCTGGCCGCGCTGGGCACCGGCGATGCGCTGGCGTCGACGTACCGCCGTCAGCTGTACGCCCTGCTCTACTGA